Below is a window of Desmonostoc muscorum LEGE 12446 DNA.
ATCTTTTTTGTGCAAGATAACGGTGTTGGGTTTAACATGCAATATGTCCACAAGCTATTCGGAGTATTTCAACGCCTGCATAGCGACTCCAAATTTGAAGGCACTGGTGTTGGATTAGCCAACGTGCAGCGGATTATTCATCGGCATAATGGTCGAGTCTGGGCAGAGGGTGAAGTTGACAGTGGAGCTACCTTCTATTTTTCACTGCCAAAGTTGTCGAAGAGGGAGAGTGAATGAGAGAACTGAAGAGAATTCTGCTGATTGAAGACAGTGCTAATGATGCAGAATTAATATTAGCTGCTTTGTCAGAAAACCATCTGGCAAATGAAGTAGTGGTGGTACGTGATGGAGAGGAAGCTTTAGATTATCTCTATCGCCGGGGACTGTTCCGGTTGCGGATGGAAGGGCATCCTGTTGTGGTGCTACTCGATTTGAAATTACCTAAAATCGATGGACTAGAAGTGCTAGCACAACTCAAATCTGACCCAGTAATGCAAGTGATTCCGGTGGTGGTGCTAACTTCTTCCCGTGAGGAACCAGATTTAGTTCGATGCTACAAGTTAGGCGTTAATGCTTATGTCGTCAAGCCCGTAGATTATCATGAATTTGCCGATGCCATTAAGGGTGTAGGACTGTTTTGGGCAGTGATTAATCAGCCTCCCCTTGGCGCTTTACCTCCTGCACCTAATCGTCAACAGGAGAAGAACTGATGAGTGTGCTTCGTTTCCTCCTTTTAGAAGATAGTTTGTTGGATGCAGAACTTACCCAAGCAATGCTAGCGGAAGGAGGAATTGATTGTGAATTGGTAAGAGTCGAAAGCGGCGCTGAGTTTTTGGCCGCTATTTCCACAGAGGCTTTTGATTTAATTCTTGCCGATTATGCCTTGCCATCTTTTGATGGAATTTCTGCCTTGGAAATTGCTCGAAATAAGTGTCCAGAGATTCCTTTCATTTTTGTTTCTGCGGTATTGGGTGAAGAATTAGCGATCGAAGCTTTGAAGAATGGTGCAACAGATTATGTTTTAAAGCAACGACTAGGGCGGTTAGTTCCCTCGGTGCAAAGGGCATTGCGGGAAGCCAAAGAACGCCGCGATCGCCAGCTTGTAGAAGAGTCTTTACAAAAAAGTGAAGCCAGGTATCGCCGAATTGTTGATACCTCTTATGAAGGAATTTGGACGATTGATTCCCAAGGGCGAACAGAGTTTGTGAATCAGCGGATGTCACAAATGTTAGGCTATGCAGCAGAAGAAATGCTCGGTCGTTTTATATTTGATTTTATTGATGTAGTTGATGGTATCGACACCGCAGAAAAACTCCAATGGTTCAAGAAAGAAGACAGCGATTTGAAAGAAGGTCGATGGCGCTGCAAAGATGGTTCTTATATTTGGACACTGATTTCTGCTAGAGCGATTTTTAATGAACAGCATGAATTCTTAGGTGCGATCGCCATGTTAACCGATATCACCGATCGCAAACGCACCGAAGAAGAACGCGATCGCCTTTTGCAACGGGAGAAATTAGCCCGCGCCGAAGCTGAAGCCGCCAACCGCATCAAAGATGAGTTTTTGGCGGTGCTTTCCCATGAATTGCGATCGCCCCTAAATCCGATTCTCGGTTGGGCAAAACTCTTGCAGAGCCGTAAATTTAACGAAACAGCCCTGAAAAAAGCCTTAGAAACCATTGAACGCAACGCCAAATTACAAGCTCAACTCATCGAAGACTTGCTCGATGTTTCTCGCATCCTCCAAGGTAAACTCAACCTCAACATGGCATCAGTGGATTTGGCATCCACCATTGAAGCAGCAATGGAAACAGTGCGTTTAGCAGCAGAGGCAAAAACCATTCAGATAGAAACAATGCTCGATCCGAGAGTCGGCAAAGTTTTGGGTGATTCAGCTCGCTTACAGCAAATCGTCTGGAATTTATTATCCAATGCCGTGAAATTCACAGCCACAGGCGGACAAGTAAATGTGCAATTAGAGTGCATCGACGCCGATGCCCAAATTACCGTCAGCGACACAGGTAAGGGCATTAAATCAGACTTTTTGCCTCATGTATTTGACTATTTTTGTCAGGGCGACAATACAACAACGAGAAAATTTGGTGGCTTGGGATTAGGCTTAGCGATCGCCCGTCACCTAGTCGAAATGCACGGCGGAACAATTTGGGTGCAAAGTCCCGGCGAGAACCAGGGAGCTACCTTCACAGTGAGATTACCATTAATCAAAGACGGTGCATTAATCAAAGATGATACCAACCCTAATTCTGCAATAGTCGCTTCTGGCTTCTCTCCCTTGATGGGTGTAGAAGTCTTGATTGTAGATGACAACGCCGACAGCCTGGACTTTTTTAGATTTGTCCTTGAAGAGTTTGGAGCCACAGTGATTGCAGCTGCATCAGCAGGTGAAGCATTACAGACTTTAGCACAATCAAAGCCAGATATCTTACTCAGCGACATCGGAATGCCAGAAATGAACGGCTATATGCTGATAGAACAAATACGTGCTTTCGAGGCACAAGCAGGGAGAGAAAAAATTCCAGCGATCGCTCTGACTGCTTATGCAGGCGAAATCGATCAGCAACAAGCATTCCAAGCAGGGTTTCAACAGCACATCGTTAAACCTGTGGCGCCAGAGGAATTGCTCATCGCCATTTCAAGTTTAATTAAACATAAATAAGACAGACGCGATAAATCGCCGTCTCTACAATAACCCATGCATATTGGATTCTTGTAGAGACGCGATTCATCGCGTCTTATATCATGTCCGGCTAATTAGTTATGATTCCCGAATCTATGCACAAACCCAAAAACCCTTCCCCTCTGCTCCCCTGCCCCTCTGCCCCTCTGCTGCCTTAATGATAAGTCTTTAACCGGACATGATATAACCCTCTCCTAAGAAACAGTATTTGCTTCGGGCTGAGGAATGAGTTCAAAACCTAAAGCTAGAGCCGAGCCAGTACGCTCATAGAGTTCCCAGCCAATGGCTACAGTTTGCATTTGCGATCCCACGAACAGCAGTAGGCGTCCAATGGTAAATAGCCGATAGTCCCGAAACCTCAGGGCTGCAAAGGGATCGTGCTGTGCAACAAGAGAGCTATGGCGATTTGATTTCTGTTTGCTCGAAGACATTTTTTAGTAGAGTTAAGCCTTCTTCAATGTTGGAAATTTGCTCTTCTGTCAGACCTTTGAGCAGGTCGGTAATATGAGCGCGAGTTTGATCTTGGGATTGCTTGAGTTGCTGCTTTCCCTCCTGGGTCAGATTGAGCAGCACTCGCCGCCGCTCTTGAGGATCAGCGATGCGTTCGACAAAGTTACGTTGTACTAGGCGTTCTATGGTTGCTGATGCTGTGGCAGAGGTGACACCCAAATGCTCTGCCAAGTCAGATAATGAAGCACCAGGATTCCGGTTGATAAATGCCAGCGATCGCAACTGAGGTATAGATAAAAAAGCGGCGCTGTGGGCACGCATATCGGCTCGGATAAACCGCATCACTAATGGAACTGTTTCCATTACTCTGGCAGCACAGTCTTCGGAAGTTGTACCTTGAGTTGGTTTATCCAAGGTCATGGGATTGTTGTTCTCCTGATTACATCGCCACCCGTGGATAAAGTCGTCCACCAATGATGGCTAAGATTATTAATGTTAACAAGAGAATTGTACAATCGAGACCAAAGCCATAGATACTAGTGCCGTTCAGCAGCATGGTGCCCCGTAAGCCATCAACCTCATAAGTCAAGGGATTTAAATGGGAAATGAATTTTAACCAATCAGGCATCAGTGAGATGGGATAGATGGCATTGCTAGCAAAAAATAAGGGCATGGTTAATAATTGCCCAATACCCGTCATCCGTTCTCGCGTTTTCACCAAACAGCCAATAATTAAGGAAAAAAGACAAAAGCAAGCCGCTGCCAGCATCACCAACAGTAGCACTTGGAGAATCGCTAGGGGATGGAGATTGAGTTTGACACCTAATAAAAATGCTAATCCGTAAATGACTACTACCTGTGATAAGCACCGCACCCCACACGCCAGTGCTTTGCCCAAAACCATTGCCACACGGGGTGTAGGACTAGCTAAGAATTTATGCACAATCCCTAAATCTCGCTCCCAGATCAACGTCATCCCACCAGTGAAAATTGCCACAAATAAGACGCTCTGAGCCAGAATACCAGCGGCGATAAAATCCAAATAAGGGAGGTTTCCTGTAGGAATGGCGCGAGTCCGGGAGAAAACTTGCCCAAAAATCAGTAACCATAAAGCTGGTTGCACAGCTCTAACTATTAAATCAGTGGGATCGTGGCGGAGTTTGCGTACTTCCAATTCGGCGATCGCTAGGGTTTTCGTAACTAGCTCACTAATTGCAGAGATAAAATTAGCTCGGCGAGGAGGTGATACTTTAACCCAACCGCTGAGCAGTACGTCTGGTTCTTGCTGTGTCACGGTAGTTGACTCCTGATGTTAATTGGTCGCCTGTGTAGTGAATAAAGACATCATCCAAAGTTGCGTTTGCTTTCCCCAAGGAGGCTTTTAAGTCGCTTGGTGCGCCTGTGGTCACAACTTGGCCTTGTTGCATAATCACCACTCGGTCACAGAGACTGTCTGCTTCTTCTAAAAAGTGGGTTGTTAAAAATATAGTTGTGCCGTAATCGGCACAAAGTTGTTGCACAAGTTGCCATACTTGAGTGCGGGCGATGGGATCTAGTCCGACAGTCGGCTCATCCAGAAATAAAATTTGGGGTTGATGCAAAATCGATTGGGCAATTTCCAGCTTGCGGATCATCCCACCAGAGTAGGTTCGTACCAAGCGCTTGGCAGCATCTTGCAAACCCATGTACTCTAGAATCTCATAGATGCAGCGATCGCGTCTTTTTGTCGGTATTTCATAAAGCTTGGCAAAGATTAACAGATTTTCGTAACCCGTGAGGCTACCATCAGCAGACAGCGCCTGGGGTACATAACCGATAGCGCGTCTGACAGCATCGGATTGCCGAGTCACATCGTAGCCAGCTAAGGTTGCTCTCCCTGCACTGATAGGCAGTAAGGTTGTCAACATTTTAATTACTGTACTTTTGCCTGCCCCATTCGGTCCGAGCAGCCCAAATACTTCACCTTGCTCCACAGATATGCTCAGGTTATTAACAGCAGTTAACTTGCCAAAATGGCGCGTCAGTCCCTGAGTTTCCAAAATCAGTGGTTTTGGCTCGCTAGCTGGTTGCGATCGATTGATTTTTCCCGTAAGTATTGTCACAAGTTTCGATGCACCTAATTTAGTTAGATAAACTAACTATTAGTTTCCCAATACATTTGTCTGAAGTCAATAGTTCGCTGATAGAAAAATAGAAAGTGGGCATGGGGAGATGACGGATCAGAGGGTAGAATAATAACTCCTAACTCACGGCCCCAGCACTCCTAATGTCCCATGCCCAATCCTAAAGGGTTGGTCGTTTACTTTCCAGGACTTCTGTGGCTTTTTGGGCAGAAAGCGGTCGGTAGAATAGAAAACCTTGAACATCTTCGCAGTGGATAGATCTTAAAAACTCCAATTCCTCTTCGTTTTCTACCCCTTCGGCTGTCAGCCTCAATCCCAAACTCCGCCCCAAGGTAACTATCGCCTTGATAATATGAGCGACTTTGACATCGTGCGTCAAATCTTGAATGAAAGACTTATCGATTTTCAAGTTGTGGAGTGGCAAAAGCTGTAGGCGTGAGAGGGAAGAATGACCAGTACCAAAGTCATCAATTGAGAGATGAACGCCCATTTGCTGTAAATTTTGTAATACGGTTCGGGTGAAGTCTAAATCTTCAATGGCTGTGGTTTCAGTAATTTCTAACTCTAAAAAGTGAGCATCTAGTCTTGTTTGTTCTAAAATTTTGGCTACAGTCTCTACTAATTGGGGTTGGCGGAATTGCTTAAGAGAAAGATTAACGGCGATCATCAGGGGTGGTAATCCTGCATCTTGCCAAGTTTTATTTTGCTTACAGGCTGTCCGCAGTACCCATTCGCCGATGGGGACAATTAATCCGCTTTGTTCAGCCAGGGGAATGAAAACACTGGGCGCGACCAATCCCATCTCCGGGTGTTGCCAACGCAACAAAGCCTCCATTCCAGTAATTTCTCCTGTGGTAATGTTCACACGAGGTTGATAGTACACGGAAAATTCTTTGCGTTCTAGGGCATAGCGCAAGCTTTTCTCTAAAGTCAGAAGTTCAGGATTTTTGGCGCTCAGGGAAGCACTGTAGAATTGGTAGTTATTTCGTCCTTTGTCTTTGGCGTGATACAAAGCGGTATCTGCGTGCTGGATTAGTGTTTCGGCGTCAGGACTGTTGCGATCGAGCAAGGCAATACCAAGGCTGGCACTGATGTAAAGTTCATGCCCTTGGAGATAAAAAGCATCCTCTAAGGTTTGTAAGATTCTCTGTGCGACTTGGGTTACTTCTTCGATATTATTCACTCGCGGGAGTAAAATGATAAACTCATCGCCTCCCCAACGGGCTACGGTGTCTCCCTTTCTGAGTGAGTCTTTTAATCTTTGAGCGACGTTTTGTAATAACTTGTCTCCCAGCGTGTGCCCAAGAGTGTCATTGATTACCTTGAAGCGATCCAAGTCGAGGAAGATCACAGCTAAACTTTCCCCGTTGCGAATTGCGTTGGGCAGGGTTTTGCCTAGCATCTCGTCAAATAGTAGACGATTCGGTAACGCTGTGAGCATATCATGCAGGGCTTGATAGCGAATCTTTTCTTCTACTTGCTGACGCTGCCGCGCACCAATAATACTGGCTGCCATCGTCAATAGGGTGGATTCTTCGTGCCTTGACCAATGACGCTCACAGGTGCAGTCTGCCAAACCAAGGTAACCCCAAAACTCGTTCTCCAACCGCAGAGGTACTAGAAGTAGGGATTGAATGTCGTCTCGAATCAATAATTGTTGTTCGACGACGGGAAATGTTTGGGTGAGTCCGTTAATTGACTGCCCACTGGAGAGAACATTGTACCAACGAGTTAATCCAGAAGCTTCATAAGGCTGATTCTGCCAATAGTGGTGGGTAGGTTCGATAAAAGATTGTGTCCATTCAAACCGCAGGCTCACTGCTATTTCCCCTGTGGCAGGATGGGGGTGATTTTGGAAAAGATAAGCACGATCTGCTTTGGCAGCTTCGCCCAAAACAGCTAGAGCTCTCTCAATGCCTGTTTCGTAATTCATTTCGCCCAGCAAATAATTGGCGGCTTCTGCAACTGCTTGTAACAAGCGATCGCGCTGGTGTAGTTCGGCTGTGGCTTGCTTTTGTTCTGTAATATCTCTGGCAATAAAAGTTCTAATTAAATCACTTTCAGGAAGGTAGAGAACTGATTGTTCAAAAATTTCTGTACCTACTTCCACTTCCCGCATAAAAGAATTTTTTTCTAGATTCTTAACAGCGCTTAACAGTCCTTTTAAGATTGGATGTTGCATCCCAGTTTCTCTCAGTTTGGGAAACTTGAGAGCTGCGGCTGGATTGAGATAAGTCACTGTTCCCTCGAAATCCATCTCGATAATTGGATTGGGGATCAGTTCTGGGAAGGATGCTAGGCGAGCAAGAGCAGTCTCACTAGCTGCTTCAAAGGTGGGATCGACAGCTAGGGTTTGAAAAGGATTGGCAGGATTGGGTTGCTCTGATAAAAAACCAAATAAATCTTCAATATCACAAGATTCAGAAAATGCTTGTTCTGAGAGATTAGAAATAGCATAATATTTGGCTTGAGCTTGATTATTACCAAAGGCAATGACATCTCCATGTCTGAGGTTGTGAGAGAAGCATCTATCGCCATTGACAAACAAGCCATTGGTACTTCCTTTACCCTTGTAGTTGCCATCAATTATCTGGAAGCCATATTGGTCACTTTCTGGAACAGTTACTCGCAATAAAATTGCATGTTGCATTGATACTGAGCGGGAAGCTAAGACAATAGTATTGGCGGAATGTCTTCCTAAAGAATAAGTAGCCTCTCTCAGGGTGACAGTTCGCTGCCCTTGTAGGTCTTGGATGACCAACAGATGGCGTATTTTTTCCCGCTCATTTCCTAGCATGATTCTTCCTCAAATTTTCATATTTTTAGGTTTTAGTCTGAAAAATACTGCTCCCATAAGTTCAGAATTTTAAGTTCCGCTTTTTAGGGAATTTAGTCAATTAAATTTATTGCTATCTATGATTCCAAAATTTGTATGAGGATGCAAACCAGCCTTTTTCTTGAGAATTTAGCTTCTGGGATGAGATGCCCAATTGTCTAACCCGTTTTTGCTGTAGAAGTCCTAGCTGTTTTCTCAAGTCATGCATAATTTATAAACTTTGTTCGTTGGTCTATATAATCTAACCTTTCCTTTTTTTAGGATACCCAAAATAAAATCAAACACCGAATACAATACATGGTATATTTGCGGATTTTTACTTTCAACTGATGGTTCAATTCCGAAAAAACCACAGAGTATGCAACGATAATTTATTGCTATCTAAGTTTGAAAAATTAAAAACCTCAAAGTAAAAAATAAAAATCAAATACTTCTAATTTCATGGTATTTAACTTTTGACACATTGTTGATTTACGACAGTTGCCTCAAATTGCCGCCACTACAAGGGTTGCCTCCACAGGGTGTCCTGTAGACGCAAAGAGACTTCTCAGAAAGCGACAAATCTTTATTTTATTTTCCAGAAATAAATTTAGGGCGTTGTTAGGAATTATTTTTTCTTGATGAGTGCTTTTTAATTGTTAACTTTTGCCTTATTTGGTAAGTGATTTAAAAAGGATTATAGAGTAAGCTAAAATACAAACCGTTTTCTTGTAATGTGCGATCGCCAGACTCAACTGATACTAAAGGAATTCCCCAATCAAGACGAACAGTGAAGCGTGAGCCTTGTGACCAACGCAACCCCAAACCAACAGCAGCCAGGGTATTAGGGTCGGGATTCTCTCTACCAGAACTGTTCCAACCAACACCAAAATCAACAAAGGGGACGACCTGCAAGGTACTATCTATCTGCGATAAACGCAGAATCGGTATTTGAACTTCAGCAGAAACAAAAGTGGCATTATCTGTTAACAAGTAATCTTGACGGTAGCCGCGAATGCTATCTTGCCCACCTAAGCCAAATTGCTCTATGGGCAAAAGTCTTCTGGATGCCAGTTGCGTATTTAAACGAAGTAAAAATAAGGTTTCAGGAGCTAACAGGCGTGCCCACTGCGCTTGTCCTTGCCAAGCAAAAAAACGGCTATCGGGGGGATTTTCATTAATCGTGGCATCCAACACATCAATGCCCAAGCTAAATTGAGAGCGTAAGGCAATAACTTCACGGCTATTGCGAGAAGTCCATTCTTGAAAAAATCGCAACGCAGATACCCTGGTATGTCCCTGTTCATCAGCTCCAGGTGAAATTTCAGACGCGGGCACCCCTTCTCTCTGTAAAAAGGATGAGATATCACTTTCCCGTCGGGAGGCTGTTAAGCCAAGGGCTAATTCTTGTGTAGGAGTTTGAACTATTGGCTGGCGAAATGTCAGTTCGTAATAGCGAGAATCAGAATGGATATCTAAAACCTCGAAAGGAGGTTCAATGACATTGCTCGATGTGATGCCATAGTTGAAGGTAAGGGTTCCGTTGCGGGCATTGAGTGGTAAGGTGTAGCTGGCGTCAAAGGAGTTACTACCATCGGTATTGGTGTAAGCTATACCCAGACTATCTCCCAATCCCAATAAGTTAGCTTCATTCAATTGTAATCGGCGTCGGAAACTACCTACACTAGGCGATCGCCCATTATCCAGAACTATTTGGCTACTAAAGGTTTTTGCCTCGTTAATCTTGACTTCTAACAGACTCGCACCCGTGCGCGAACCCGCTGAGAGTTCAGCAGACAAGTTTTCTATTAAAGGATTAAGTTGCAAAAGTTGTAATGCCTCCAACAAACGCTGCCGATTCAGAGGAGGTGATGTAGCTATTGCTAGTCGGCTACGGACATAATTGCGATTCAACCGCCGAGTCCCAGTTATTTGAATGTCTTCTAATTTACCTTCGATTACCTAAATTTTGACAACACCAGATTGGATGGTTTGAGGTGGGATATAGGCACCAGAGGTAATGTAACCATTTTGTACGTATAAGTCAGTAATTTTGGAGCGTGCCTGATACACTTCGGTGAGGGAAATCGGTCGTTTGGTAAATTCAGCAGTAGCTTCGGCTAACTCTTCGGGACTAAAAACTGTGCTACCAATAACTTCAAACCGTTCAACGATAATAGTTTGAGGAAACTTGTTAGGAACTGATTCCTCAGGTGTGGGAGTTGGGGTAGAGGGTGGAAATAATTCTGCTGGCGGGGGAAGTGGCTGTGGCAGTTCTGGTGAGGGAAGTGGGGAAGGCGCGGGTGGTTGAACATCCTGTGGCTGTGGGATCTGTTGCGACAAGATCAAATTGCTATTTGGTAGTTTTGTCGTATCGACAGCCTGAGCTTTTAGGGGTATGGAAGCTAAGCTGCTCAGGGATACAAACACACTCAGTGGTAATAACCACAACGTTGCAATATTAAAGGGATATTTATCGATCATCGCACTGGACTATTTTTGATCGGGAATTATGGCACTATACGGAGACTGCCATAGATGTGAATCTTACTTCATCTTTTGCCACTAAAGTTAATATCTTCTGCAAATCTCAATCGAAAACCGAAATTAAGTGTTGATTGCAGACTTGAAATTATCAATATTCACAACGGTGGTTGGCTTGTTCCGCGATCGCCGTTTAGTACCGATTGATGAATGCTCTGACTGCATCAATGTAGCAGTGCGAGATGTTGCTGCTCTCAATTCAATCCCTGCCCCCCGATCACGTGCTAACCGCCATAGACTCATTAACTCCGATAACCGTTCTTGTTGCTTGACACTGAAAAATAGGTCAGGGCGAAAGCT
It encodes the following:
- a CDS encoding hybrid sensor histidine kinase/response regulator, coding for MSVLRFLLLEDSLLDAELTQAMLAEGGIDCELVRVESGAEFLAAISTEAFDLILADYALPSFDGISALEIARNKCPEIPFIFVSAVLGEELAIEALKNGATDYVLKQRLGRLVPSVQRALREAKERRDRQLVEESLQKSEARYRRIVDTSYEGIWTIDSQGRTEFVNQRMSQMLGYAAEEMLGRFIFDFIDVVDGIDTAEKLQWFKKEDSDLKEGRWRCKDGSYIWTLISARAIFNEQHEFLGAIAMLTDITDRKRTEEERDRLLQREKLARAEAEAANRIKDEFLAVLSHELRSPLNPILGWAKLLQSRKFNETALKKALETIERNAKLQAQLIEDLLDVSRILQGKLNLNMASVDLASTIEAAMETVRLAAEAKTIQIETMLDPRVGKVLGDSARLQQIVWNLLSNAVKFTATGGQVNVQLECIDADAQITVSDTGKGIKSDFLPHVFDYFCQGDNTTTRKFGGLGLGLAIARHLVEMHGGTIWVQSPGENQGATFTVRLPLIKDGALIKDDTNPNSAIVASGFSPLMGVEVLIVDDNADSLDFFRFVLEEFGATVIAAASAGEALQTLAQSKPDILLSDIGMPEMNGYMLIEQIRAFEAQAGREKIPAIALTAYAGEIDQQQAFQAGFQQHIVKPVAPEELLIAISSLIKHK
- a CDS encoding response regulator; this encodes MRELKRILLIEDSANDAELILAALSENHLANEVVVVRDGEEALDYLYRRGLFRLRMEGHPVVVLLDLKLPKIDGLEVLAQLKSDPVMQVIPVVVLTSSREEPDLVRCYKLGVNAYVVKPVDYHEFADAIKGVGLFWAVINQPPLGALPPAPNRQQEKN
- a CDS encoding EAL domain-containing protein; protein product: MLGNEREKIRHLLVIQDLQGQRTVTLREATYSLGRHSANTIVLASRSVSMQHAILLRVTVPESDQYGFQIIDGNYKGKGSTNGLFVNGDRCFSHNLRHGDVIAFGNNQAQAKYYAISNLSEQAFSESCDIEDLFGFLSEQPNPANPFQTLAVDPTFEAASETALARLASFPELIPNPIIEMDFEGTVTYLNPAAALKFPKLRETGMQHPILKGLLSAVKNLEKNSFMREVEVGTEIFEQSVLYLPESDLIRTFIARDITEQKQATAELHQRDRLLQAVAEAANYLLGEMNYETGIERALAVLGEAAKADRAYLFQNHPHPATGEIAVSLRFEWTQSFIEPTHHYWQNQPYEASGLTRWYNVLSSGQSINGLTQTFPVVEQQLLIRDDIQSLLLVPLRLENEFWGYLGLADCTCERHWSRHEESTLLTMAASIIGARQRQQVEEKIRYQALHDMLTALPNRLLFDEMLGKTLPNAIRNGESLAVIFLDLDRFKVINDTLGHTLGDKLLQNVAQRLKDSLRKGDTVARWGGDEFIILLPRVNNIEEVTQVAQRILQTLEDAFYLQGHELYISASLGIALLDRNSPDAETLIQHADTALYHAKDKGRNNYQFYSASLSAKNPELLTLEKSLRYALERKEFSVYYQPRVNITTGEITGMEALLRWQHPEMGLVAPSVFIPLAEQSGLIVPIGEWVLRTACKQNKTWQDAGLPPLMIAVNLSLKQFRQPQLVETVAKILEQTRLDAHFLELEITETTAIEDLDFTRTVLQNLQQMGVHLSIDDFGTGHSSLSRLQLLPLHNLKIDKSFIQDLTHDVKVAHIIKAIVTLGRSLGLRLTAEGVENEEELEFLRSIHCEDVQGFLFYRPLSAQKATEVLESKRPTL
- a CDS encoding ABC transporter ATP-binding protein; this translates as MTILTGKINRSQPASEPKPLILETQGLTRHFGKLTAVNNLSISVEQGEVFGLLGPNGAGKSTVIKMLTTLLPISAGRATLAGYDVTRQSDAVRRAIGYVPQALSADGSLTGYENLLIFAKLYEIPTKRRDRCIYEILEYMGLQDAAKRLVRTYSGGMIRKLEIAQSILHQPQILFLDEPTVGLDPIARTQVWQLVQQLCADYGTTIFLTTHFLEEADSLCDRVVIMQQGQVVTTGAPSDLKASLGKANATLDDVFIHYTGDQLTSGVNYRDTARTRRTAQRLG
- a CDS encoding ABC transporter permease; translation: MTQQEPDVLLSGWVKVSPPRRANFISAISELVTKTLAIAELEVRKLRHDPTDLIVRAVQPALWLLIFGQVFSRTRAIPTGNLPYLDFIAAGILAQSVLFVAIFTGGMTLIWERDLGIVHKFLASPTPRVAMVLGKALACGVRCLSQVVVIYGLAFLLGVKLNLHPLAILQVLLLVMLAAACFCLFSLIIGCLVKTRERMTGIGQLLTMPLFFASNAIYPISLMPDWLKFISHLNPLTYEVDGLRGTMLLNGTSIYGFGLDCTILLLTLIILAIIGGRLYPRVAM
- a CDS encoding MarR family winged helix-turn-helix transcriptional regulator — its product is MTLDKPTQGTTSEDCAARVMETVPLVMRFIRADMRAHSAAFLSIPQLRSLAFINRNPGASLSDLAEHLGVTSATASATIERLVQRNFVERIADPQERRRVLLNLTQEGKQQLKQSQDQTRAHITDLLKGLTEEQISNIEEGLTLLKNVFEQTEIKSP